Proteins co-encoded in one Xiphophorus couchianus chromosome 3, X_couchianus-1.0, whole genome shotgun sequence genomic window:
- the LOC114142226 gene encoding carcinoembryonic antigen-related cell adhesion molecule 5-like produces the protein MVSPSKTQHEEGTNINLFCSAESRPTAEFFWFLNGDVLPVSGPELRLMDIQMSQKGNYSCQAFNRKTLKYQTSQPSAVSIIARVSNIAVNASSTDLVEFSSSVRLFCSASGFSPSFLWMNGSSELTNGDRVQITDGGSTLTIFNVTRYDQGLLRCHVFNYFSRDSSDPVYLSIYYGPDSISVTVSPHHEKYEEGSDITMFCSAESKPAAIFQWFLNETLLPVSGPNLRLTNIQLNQSGNYNCQALNIKTLLHKISDPFVISVVCKCYRLKEMKTIIIVFVLLGAISGLPEEDDEFTDFLSALIEEPVQVLEVIPQTVELNEFNGTLHLHCSFVGNATNIQWLKGSSDVTQVNGAESNLIIPNVTRNDHGSYRCNVSNSVSFDISEPAEVFINYGPEDIGLKVSPSGPHHEGSNVLLTCSVQSRPSPEFLWFLNGDRLSDSKPDLRLSNIQTNQDGNYSCQAFNSKTRKTQTSQPLLVPVNERVSSVVVASDPTDLVEFNSSVRLSCSASGFSPHYFWMNNGSEVTASDRVQITGGGSTLTIAKVTRPDLNLLRCHAFNYFSEDFSDPVNISIFYGPELVELTVVPSQEHYKEGSDIMLSCSAVSTPPAEFRWFVNESLQFDSGPELRLINVEVNRTGNYSCQAFNKKTLIYEASRLSVISVVVESGGLPAGAIAGIVLACLAVLVLVAAGVFFLYRRKKNVKPKPKKDNKPEPRNQREEGPSQMEEDVTERRPEPRNRQGARSHQMAVTDKKPEPKNWQRDSSRQSDHVYETMSQIYDEILCSGENILNPGPLSGAVGGRVKFTTSLRPPQRPFLSVSWSFKGVNIITSTSTNITEPGHSNRISLDRATGALELRNLVLEDSGEYTLTIIPDGGLQRMGRITLNVYVLITAASIHSPADVLIENQTSTSLTCEASSSIITREWMKDGRPLDFGQSVSLSMDNRTVFMQPVFSSNQGNYQCRVSNPVSSQTAALHLTTGRITCQLLGRQQLGLATE, from the exons CAGCAGCTCTGTCCGgctcttctgctctgcatctgGATTCTCTCCATCTTTCCTCTGGATGAACGGCAGCTCTGAGCTTACAAATGGGGATAGAGTTCAGATCACTGATGGAGGATCCACTCTGACAATATTCAATGTGACCAGATATGATCAAGGGCTCCTGAGGTGTCACgttttcaattatttcagtCGTGATAGCAGTGATCCAGTTTACCTCTCTATCTACT ATGGACCAGACAGTATTTCAGTAACTGTATCTCCACATcatgaaaaatatgaagaaggTTCAGATATCACCATGTTCTGTTCAGCTGAATCCAAACCAGCTGCCATTTttcagtggtttctgaatgAAACCCTGCTACCTGTTTCTGGGCCAAACCTCAGACTGACCAACATTCAGCTCAATCAGAGCGGGAACTACAACTGTCAGGCTCTTAACATCAAAACACTGCTGCACAAAATCTCTGATCCTTTTGTCATCTCTGTTGTGTGTAAGTGTTACAGACTG aaagaaatgaaaacaatcatCATAGTTTTTGTTCTCCTTGGAGCCATCTCAG GTTTACCTGAAGAAGATGACGAGTTCACAGATTTTCTCAGTGCATTAATTGAAG agCCAGTGCAGGTTTTAGAAGTAATACCCCAAACAGTGGAGTTAAATGAGTTTAATGGTACCTTGCATTTGCATTGCTCCTTCGTTGGTAATGCTACCAACATCCAGTGGTTGAAAGGCAGCTCTGACGTCACTCAGGTCAATGGTGCAGAATCCAATCTGATTATACCCAATGTGACCCGCAACGACCATGGATCCTACAGGTGTAATGTGTCTAACTCTGTGAGTTTTGACATCAGTGAACCAGCAGAAGTCTTCATTAACT ATGGGCCAGAGGACATAGGACTGAAAGTCTCTCCATCGGGACCGCACCACGAAGGCTCAAACGTCCTTCTGACCTGTTCAGTTCAGTCCAGACCTTCTCCTGAGTTtctgtggtttctgaatggGGATCGTCTGTCTGACTCTAAACCAGACCTCAGACTGagcaacattcagacaaatCAAGATGGAAACTACAGCTGTCAAGCCTTTAACAGCAAAACGCGGAAAACGCAAACGTCTCAACCTTTACTTGTCCCAGTAAATG AACGCGTCTCCAGTGTTGTGGTGGCATCAGATCCCACAGACCTGGTTGAGTTCAACAGCTCAGTCCGTCTCTCCTGCTCTGCATCTGGGTTTTCTCCTCATTACTTCTGGATGAACAACGGGTCAGAGGTGACAGCCAGCGACAGAGTTCAGATCACCGGTGGAGGATCCACTCTGACTATCGCCAAGGTGACCCGACCTGATCTCAACCTACTGAGGTGTCATGCCTTCAACTACTTCAGTGAGGACTTCAGTGATCCAGTTAACATCTCCATCTTTT ATGGACCAGAACTAGTCGAACTGACCGTCGTTCCATCTCAGGAACACTACAAGGAAGGCTCAGACATCATGTTGAGCTGCTCAGCTGTTTCCACTCCTCCTGCAGAGTTTCGGTGGTTTGTTAATGAAAGCCTGCAGTTCGATTCTGGACCAGAACTCAGATTGATCAATGTTGAAGTAAATCGCACTGGAAACTACAGCTGTCAGGCCTTCAACAAGAAAACTCTGATTTATGAAGCATCTCGGCTTTCTGTCATCTCTGTAGTAGTGG AGTCTGGAGGTCTCCCAGCCGGAGCCATTGCTGGAATTGTGCTCGCATGTTtagcagttttagttttagttgcTGCTGGAGTCTTTTTCCTTTACAGAAGAAA aaaaaatgtcaaacccAAACCTAAAAAAG ACAACAAACCTGAGCCTAGGAACCAGCGGGAGGAGGGTCCATCTCAAATGG AGGAGGATGTCACAGAGAGAAGACCTGAGCCTAGGAACCGGCAAGGGGCGCGTTCACATCAAATGG CTGTCACAGACAAGAAACCTGAGCCTAAGAACTGGCAGAGGGATTCTTCACGTCAATCAG ATCATGTGTACGAGACAATGTCACAGATTTATGATGAGATAT TGTGTTCAGGAGAGAATATTTTAAACCCAGGACCGCTGAGTGGAGCCGTAGGAGGCAGAGTGAAGTTCACCACCAGCCTCAGACCCCCACAGAGACCATTTCTGTCTGTCAGCTGGAGCTTTAAAGGCGTGAACATCATCACTTCCACCAGCACCAACATCACAGAGCCGGGACACAGCAACAGGATCTCATTAGATCGAGCCACAGGAGCGCTGGAGCTCAGGAACCTGGTGCTGGAGGACAGCGGGGAGTACACACTCACCATCATACCAGACGGGGGCCTGCAGAGAATGGGGAGGATCACTCTCAATGTGTATG TGCTGATAACTGCAGCCAGCATTCACAGCCCTGCAGACGTCCTGATAGAAAATCAAACCTCCACCAGCCTCACCTGCGAGGCCTCCAGCTCCATCATCACCAGAGAGTGGATGAAAGATGGCCGTCCTCTTGATTTCGGACAGAGCGTCAGCTTATCGATGGACAACAGGACCGTGTTCATGCAACCCGTTTTCAGCTCCAACCAAGGGAACTACCAGTGTAGAGTCAGCAACCCAGTCAGCAGCCAGACTGCGGCTCTCCATCTCACT ACGGGCCGTATAACATGTCAGTTATTGGGCCGTCAGCAGCTTGGCCTGGCCACAGAGTGA
- the LOC114142401 gene encoding T-cell immunoreceptor with Ig and ITIM domains-like, translating to MRTSNILPVVNLIFITSFPDLQAETLKATGYVGKEVILKCQLASGSENITQVQWEFESTIILVFNTQHGMSIKDSQLKERLNLTEQSLKIRDVKITDSGTYTCTVTTYPSGSLEETIKLVVVTGEPAPEQNQQIQMSAGILCAIIISAVLLLGILTAAAYLTFVRRKCCTLM from the exons ATGAGAACCTCCAACATACTTCCTGTTGTAAATCTAATTTTCATCACATCATTTCCAG ATCTTCAGGCAGAAACACTCAAAGCGACTGGATATGTTGGCAAAGAGGTCATTTTGAAATGCCAGTTAGCCTCAGGATCAGAAAACATTACTCAGGTTCAGTGGGAATTTGAGTCCACGATTATCCTTGTTTTCAACACCCAGCATGGAATGAGTATAAAAGATTCTCAACTAAAGGAAAGATTGAATCTTACAGAACAGTCACTGAAGATTAGAGATGTGAAAATCACAGATTCAGGGACTTACACCTGCACTGTAACCACATACCCCAGTGGATCACTTGAAGAAACCATCAAACTTGTTGTTGTTACTG GTGAGCCTGCCCCAGAACAAAACCAGCAGATACAGATGTCTGCAGGGATACTTTGTGCGATAATCATCTCTGCTGTGCTGCTTTTAGGGATCCTGACGGCTGCAGCTTACCTTACCTTCGTCAGAAG GAAGTGCTGTACGCTGATGTGA
- the LOC114142399 gene encoding T-cell immunoreceptor with Ig and ITIM domains-like, with amino-acid sequence MRTCNRLLVVTLIFITSFPDLQAETLKATGYVGKEVILKCQLAPGSENITQVQWEFESTIILVFNTQHGMSIKDSQLKERLNLTEQSLKIRDVKITDSGTYTCTVTTYPSGSLEETIKLVVVTGEPAPEQNQQIQMSAGILCAIIISAVLLLGILTAAAYLTFVRRHKAARRLEVHIDTSSRVASVNRPSYIYKDPVSTEEVLYADVRPKRTRNSGSSLTKIPRASAKPEEVTYAEVKVYHQRPNLETMFSV; translated from the exons ATGAGAACCTGCAACAGACTCCTTGTTGTAACTCTAATTTTCATCACATCATTTCCAG atcTTCAGGCAGAAACACTCAAAGCGACTGGATATGTTGGCAAAGAGGTCATTTTGAAATGCCAGTTAGCCCCAGGATCAGAAAACATTACTCAGGTTCAGTGGGAATTTGAGTCCACGATTATTCTTGTTTTCAACACCCAGCATGGAATGAGTATAAAAGATTCTCAACTAAAGGAAAGATTGAATCTTACAGAACAGTCACTGAAGATTAGAGATGTGAAAATCACAGATTCAGGGACTTACACCTGCACTGTAACTACATACCCCAGTGGATCACTTGAAGAAACCATCAAACTTGTTGTTGTTACTG GTGAGCCTGCCCCAGAACAAAACCAGCAGATACAGATGTCTGCAGGGATACTTTGTGCGATAATCATCTCTGCTGTGCTGCTTTTAGGGATCCTGACGGCTGCAGCTTACCTTACCTTCGTCAGAAG ACATAAAGCGGCTCGCAGACTTGAAGTCCACATAG ACACATCAAGTCGTGTAGCGAGTGTGAACAGACCATCTTATATCTACAAGGACCCAGTGAGCACAGAG GAAGTGCTGTATGCTGATGTGAGGCCTAAGCGAACCAGAAATTCAGGATCTTCACTGACTAAAATACCAAGAGCATCTGCAAAACCTGAGGAAGTCACCTATGCAGAGGTCAAGGTTTATCATCAGAGGCCCAACTTAGAAACAATGTTTAGTGTTTGA